The following coding sequences lie in one Amycolatopsis cihanbeyliensis genomic window:
- a CDS encoding PepSY-associated TM helix domain-containing protein, with protein sequence MPVSEREAGQSPAGDPVRPGTGWAALRPFALRLHFYAGVFVAPFLLVAAVTGLLYVFTPQLEDAVYDHELHVPATRGELPLAEQVDQARMTVPDGRVTAVRPAPTPTDTTQVIFDRAGLEPSFHHTVFVNPHNGELRGSLETYGSGQALPLRTWFDQLHRNLHLGDPGRIYTELAASWLWVIVLGGLVLWLGRRRRERRLRRTLLPEGGGPGRKRLLSWHGAVGLWSALGLLFLSATGLTWSLFAGVNIGDLRAELDWTTPSVATDVAQLDGPDVGIDAVRATTAAAGLSDPVEIRPSAGPGDAYVVQQIQRHWPEKQDSMAVDPATGRITDTLRFEDYSLGAKLARWGIDAHMGFLFGWVNQLALLLLAGGLICLIVWGYRMWWRRRPPGGRLGRPPPRGAWRRVPARVLAPLLVAAAVIGWFLPVFGVSLLLFVLVDLALGARAARAGAAGAR encoded by the coding sequence ATGCCGGTATCGGAGCGGGAGGCTGGGCAGTCCCCCGCCGGGGATCCGGTGCGGCCCGGCACGGGCTGGGCCGCGTTGCGCCCGTTCGCGCTGCGGCTGCACTTCTACGCGGGAGTGTTCGTCGCGCCGTTCCTGCTGGTCGCCGCGGTGACGGGGCTGCTCTACGTCTTCACCCCGCAGCTGGAGGACGCGGTCTACGACCACGAGCTGCATGTGCCCGCCACGCGGGGCGAGCTGCCGCTGGCCGAGCAGGTGGACCAGGCCAGGATGACCGTTCCGGACGGCCGGGTGACCGCCGTGCGGCCTGCTCCGACGCCCACCGACACCACTCAGGTGATCTTCGACCGGGCGGGTCTCGAACCGAGCTTCCACCACACCGTGTTCGTGAACCCGCACAACGGCGAGCTGCGCGGCAGCCTGGAGACCTACGGTTCGGGGCAGGCCCTTCCGCTGCGTACCTGGTTCGACCAGCTGCACCGTAACCTGCACCTCGGCGACCCGGGGCGGATCTACACCGAGCTGGCCGCCAGCTGGCTGTGGGTGATCGTGCTCGGCGGCCTGGTGCTGTGGCTCGGCAGGCGCCGCAGGGAACGCAGGCTGCGCCGCACCCTGCTGCCCGAGGGCGGTGGTCCCGGGCGCAAGCGGTTGCTGTCCTGGCACGGCGCGGTCGGCCTGTGGTCGGCGCTCGGGTTGCTGTTCCTCTCCGCCACCGGGCTGACCTGGTCGCTGTTCGCCGGGGTGAACATCGGTGACCTGCGTGCCGAGCTGGACTGGACCACCCCATCGGTTGCCACCGATGTCGCCCAGCTCGACGGCCCCGACGTCGGTATCGACGCGGTGCGGGCGACCACCGCGGCCGCAGGGTTGTCGGATCCGGTGGAGATCCGCCCTTCCGCCGGACCCGGCGACGCGTACGTGGTGCAGCAGATCCAGCGGCACTGGCCGGAGAAGCAGGACTCGATGGCCGTCGACCCGGCGACCGGCCGGATCACCGACACGCTCCGGTTCGAGGACTACTCGCTGGGGGCGAAGCTCGCCAGGTGGGGCATCGACGCGCATATGGGCTTCCTGTTCGGCTGGGTGAATCAGCTCGCGCTGCTCCTGCTGGCCGGGGGCCTGATCTGCCTCATCGTCTGGGGCTACCGGATGTGGTGGCGGCGCAGGCCGCCCGGCGGCAGGCTGGGCAGGCCGCCGCCGCGTGGGGCCTGGCGCCGGGTGCCCGCGCGGGTACTCGCACCGTTGCTGGTGGCGGCCGCGGTGATCGGCTGGTTCCTCCCGGTGTTCGGGGTGTCCCTGCTGCTGTTCGTGCTGGTCGACCTCGCGCTCGGAGCCAGGGCGGCCCGCGCGGGGGCGGCGGGAGCGCGATGA
- a CDS encoding ABC transporter permease subunit has translation MGRLIKAEFRKTLTLNTWWVLIIPLVLVAFWMSYGWGSATNDFVDYIGSGTAAEIAAAIGLDPGEFPVGLLAIAHGVNIAQLIPAIFGVFALAGEYRNKTITTTFLTAPNRVSALSAKMITYIVWGAMYGVLSFGVAALATLATVDGDRLPSGGQWLAALGGTILAYVLVTLFGIGVGAVLNKVTLAVILLLGYMLVLENVLVLLLWSTTDVLGGILPNGTANGIVGGIAADAFKLDSLNLPDNVDNMDKLGLQLAAGAPGVFSWWASALIFFAWTMVFFAGAWAANQRRDIT, from the coding sequence ATGGGCCGGTTGATCAAGGCCGAGTTCCGCAAGACGCTCACGCTGAACACCTGGTGGGTGCTGATCATCCCGCTGGTCCTGGTGGCGTTCTGGATGTCCTACGGCTGGGGATCGGCCACCAACGACTTCGTCGACTACATCGGCAGCGGCACGGCCGCCGAGATCGCCGCGGCCATCGGCCTCGACCCCGGTGAGTTCCCGGTCGGCCTGCTGGCGATCGCGCACGGGGTGAACATCGCGCAGCTCATCCCGGCGATCTTCGGGGTGTTCGCGCTGGCAGGTGAGTACCGGAACAAGACGATCACCACCACGTTCCTGACCGCGCCGAACCGGGTGTCCGCGCTCAGCGCGAAGATGATCACCTACATCGTCTGGGGCGCGATGTACGGCGTGCTCAGCTTCGGGGTCGCCGCGCTGGCCACCCTGGCGACGGTGGACGGGGACCGGCTGCCCAGCGGAGGGCAGTGGCTGGCCGCGCTCGGCGGCACCATCCTCGCCTACGTCCTGGTGACGCTGTTCGGGATCGGCGTCGGCGCGGTGCTGAACAAGGTCACCCTGGCGGTGATCCTGCTGCTGGGCTACATGCTGGTGCTGGAGAACGTCCTGGTGCTGCTGCTGTGGAGCACCACCGACGTGCTCGGCGGTATCCTGCCCAACGGCACGGCGAACGGGATCGTCGGCGGGATCGCGGCGGACGCCTTCAAGCTGGACTCGCTGAACCTGCCGGACAACGTCGACAACATGGACAAGCTGGGGCTGCAGCTCGCGGCCGGCGCTCCCGGTGTGTTCTCCTGGTGGGCCTCCGCGTTGATCTTCTTCGCCTGGACGATGGTCTTCTTCGCCGGCGCCTGGGCCGCCAACCAGCGCAGGGACATCACCTGA
- a CDS encoding multifunctional oxoglutarate decarboxylase/oxoglutarate dehydrogenase thiamine pyrophosphate-binding subunit/dihydrolipoyllysine-residue succinyltransferase subunit, with the protein MSSSSPASQFGPNEWLVEEMYDQFLADPSSVDAAWHDFFADFTPTQAGQSTSTPSGETNSTSQNGQASAAPAQPAAQQAPAKEQAEPKPQQQPAQQARPTQQAPAREQQPTQAKAAPAKPAASSAASTTSDDTERKALRGAAAAIAKNMDASLSVPTATSVRAVPAKLMADNRIVINNHLKRTRGGKISFTHLIGYAMVRALHQFPNMNRHYELVDGKPHAVSPEHINLGLAIDMKGKDDSRTLVVASIKNTENMTFLQFWQAYEDIVRKARNNKLTADDFAGTTISLTNPGGIGTNHSVPRLQSGQGAIIGVGAMQYPAAFEGTSEKTLVDLGVSKIMTLTSTYDHRIIQGAESGEFLKRIHALLLGEDRFYDDIFTSLRLPYEPVRWVEDIPEGAVDKTARVIELIEAYRMRGHLMADTDPLNYRQRRHEDLDVLSHGLTLWDLDREFAVGGFASQERMKLRDVLGVLRNSYCRTVGIEYTHILDPDERRWIQDRVEIPHDKPDPAVQKYVLSKLNAAEAFETFLQTKYVGQKRFSLEGGETVIPLLDTVLDKAAEHELDEVVIGMPHRGRLNVLANIVGKPIAQIFQEFEGNLDPGQAHGSGDVKYHLGAEGKYFRMFGDGETKVSLASNPSHLETVDPVLEGIARAKQDILDKGGEGFTVLPVLLHGDAAFAGQGVVAETLNLALLRGYRTGGTVHLIINNQVGYTTAPENARSTQYATDVAKMIGAPVFHVNGDDPEAAYWVAQLAVDYRQAFNKDVVIDMICYRRRGHNEGDDPSMTQPGMYDIIDTKRSVRKTYTESLIGRGDISVDEAEAALRDFSSQLEHVFNEVRELEKHPIAPSPSVEEEQQVPAKVPTAVTREMVERIGDAFVNLPEGFTPHPRVKPVLERRYKMTREGGIDWAFGELLAFGSLAMEGRLVRLSGQDSRRGTFTQRHSVLIDRKTGREYSPLQHLAENQGRVMIYDSALSEYAAVGFEYGYSVANAEALVMWEAQFGDFVNGAQTVIDEYISSGEAKWGQLSDVVLLLPHGHEGQGPDHTSGRIERFLQLCAEGSMTVSVPSTPANYFHLLRRHALDGVNRPLVVFTPKRLLRDKLVKSEVADFTDQSKFLSVIDDDGVDPAKVRKVLLTSGKLYWELLTERGKREIDDVALVRVEQYYPLPKKKLQAAIERYANAREVMWTQEEPENQGAWPFFGLNLPRKLPESFSALQVAARRPMAAPSAGSSKVHDVEQKALIDKAFS; encoded by the coding sequence GTGTCCAGCAGCAGCCCTGCGTCACAGTTCGGCCCCAACGAATGGCTCGTCGAGGAAATGTACGACCAGTTCCTCGCCGACCCCTCCTCAGTAGATGCCGCCTGGCACGACTTCTTCGCCGACTTCACGCCGACGCAGGCCGGGCAGTCGACATCGACCCCGTCGGGTGAGACGAACAGCACTTCGCAGAACGGCCAGGCCTCGGCCGCGCCGGCCCAGCCCGCGGCACAGCAGGCCCCGGCGAAGGAGCAGGCCGAGCCGAAGCCACAGCAGCAGCCTGCCCAGCAGGCCCGGCCCACCCAGCAGGCCCCGGCCAGGGAACAGCAGCCCACGCAGGCCAAGGCGGCACCCGCGAAGCCGGCCGCGAGCTCGGCGGCGTCGACGACCTCGGACGACACCGAGCGCAAGGCACTGCGCGGCGCCGCGGCGGCGATCGCGAAGAACATGGACGCCTCGCTGAGCGTCCCGACGGCGACCAGCGTGCGGGCGGTCCCGGCCAAGCTGATGGCCGACAACCGGATCGTGATCAACAACCACCTCAAGCGGACCAGGGGTGGCAAGATCTCCTTCACCCACCTGATCGGCTACGCGATGGTCCGCGCGCTGCACCAGTTCCCGAACATGAACCGGCACTACGAGCTGGTGGACGGCAAGCCGCACGCGGTCAGCCCGGAACACATCAACCTCGGTCTCGCCATCGACATGAAGGGCAAGGACGACTCCCGCACCCTGGTCGTGGCGTCCATCAAGAACACCGAGAACATGACGTTCCTGCAGTTCTGGCAGGCGTACGAGGACATCGTCCGTAAGGCGCGCAACAACAAGCTCACCGCGGACGACTTCGCGGGCACCACCATCTCGCTGACCAACCCCGGCGGGATCGGCACCAACCACTCGGTGCCGCGGCTGCAGTCCGGCCAGGGCGCGATCATCGGGGTCGGCGCCATGCAGTACCCGGCCGCGTTCGAGGGCACCAGTGAGAAGACCCTGGTTGACCTCGGCGTGAGCAAGATCATGACGCTGACCTCGACCTACGACCACCGGATCATCCAGGGCGCGGAGTCCGGTGAGTTCCTCAAGCGGATCCACGCGCTGCTGCTCGGTGAGGACCGGTTCTACGACGACATCTTCACCTCGCTGCGGCTGCCCTACGAGCCGGTGCGCTGGGTCGAGGACATCCCGGAGGGCGCCGTCGACAAGACGGCCAGGGTGATCGAGCTGATCGAGGCATACCGGATGCGCGGCCACCTGATGGCCGACACCGACCCGCTGAACTACCGGCAACGCAGGCACGAGGACCTGGACGTGCTCTCGCACGGGCTGACCCTGTGGGACCTGGACCGGGAGTTCGCGGTCGGCGGGTTCGCCAGCCAGGAGCGGATGAAGCTGCGCGACGTGCTCGGCGTGCTGCGCAACTCCTACTGCCGCACGGTGGGCATCGAGTACACGCACATCCTGGATCCGGACGAGCGGCGCTGGATCCAGGACCGGGTGGAGATCCCGCACGACAAGCCCGACCCCGCGGTGCAGAAGTACGTGCTGTCCAAGCTGAACGCGGCCGAGGCCTTCGAGACCTTCCTGCAGACCAAGTACGTCGGGCAGAAGCGGTTCTCCCTCGAAGGCGGCGAGACGGTGATCCCGCTGCTGGACACCGTGCTGGACAAGGCGGCCGAGCACGAGCTGGACGAGGTCGTGATCGGCATGCCGCACCGCGGCAGGCTGAACGTGCTGGCCAACATCGTCGGCAAGCCGATCGCGCAGATCTTCCAGGAGTTCGAGGGCAACCTCGACCCCGGCCAGGCGCACGGCTCCGGGGACGTGAAGTACCACCTCGGCGCCGAGGGCAAGTACTTCCGGATGTTCGGCGACGGCGAGACCAAGGTGTCGCTGGCCTCCAACCCCTCGCACCTGGAGACCGTCGACCCGGTGCTGGAGGGCATCGCCCGCGCCAAGCAGGACATCCTGGACAAGGGCGGTGAGGGCTTCACCGTGCTACCGGTCCTGCTGCACGGGGACGCCGCGTTCGCCGGGCAGGGCGTGGTCGCCGAGACGCTGAACCTTGCGCTGCTGCGCGGGTACCGCACCGGTGGCACCGTGCACCTCATCATCAACAACCAGGTCGGCTACACCACGGCGCCGGAGAACGCGCGGTCCACGCAGTACGCCACCGACGTGGCGAAGATGATCGGGGCCCCGGTGTTCCACGTGAACGGGGACGACCCCGAGGCCGCGTACTGGGTGGCCCAGCTCGCCGTGGACTACCGCCAGGCGTTCAACAAGGACGTCGTGATCGACATGATCTGCTACCGGCGGCGCGGCCACAACGAGGGCGACGATCCCTCGATGACTCAGCCCGGGATGTACGACATCATCGACACCAAGCGCAGCGTGCGGAAGACGTACACGGAGTCGCTGATCGGCCGCGGGGACATCTCGGTCGACGAGGCCGAGGCGGCGCTGCGGGACTTCTCCAGCCAGCTCGAGCACGTCTTCAACGAGGTGCGTGAACTGGAGAAGCATCCGATCGCACCGAGCCCCTCGGTCGAGGAGGAGCAGCAGGTGCCGGCCAAGGTACCGACCGCGGTCACCAGGGAGATGGTCGAGCGGATCGGCGACGCGTTCGTCAACCTGCCGGAGGGATTCACCCCGCACCCCCGGGTCAAGCCGGTGCTGGAGCGGCGGTACAAGATGACCCGCGAGGGTGGTATCGACTGGGCCTTCGGCGAGCTGCTGGCGTTCGGCTCGCTGGCGATGGAGGGCAGGCTGGTGCGGCTGTCCGGGCAGGACTCCCGGCGCGGCACCTTCACCCAGCGGCACTCGGTGCTGATCGACCGCAAGACCGGCCGGGAGTACTCGCCGTTGCAGCACCTCGCGGAGAACCAGGGCCGGGTGATGATCTACGACTCGGCGCTGTCGGAGTACGCGGCCGTCGGCTTCGAGTACGGCTACTCGGTGGCCAATGCCGAGGCACTGGTGATGTGGGAAGCGCAGTTCGGCGACTTCGTCAACGGCGCGCAGACCGTGATCGACGAGTACATCTCCTCCGGTGAGGCGAAGTGGGGCCAGCTGTCCGACGTGGTGCTGCTGCTGCCGCACGGCCACGAGGGTCAGGGCCCGGACCACACCTCCGGCCGGATCGAGCGGTTCCTGCAACTGTGCGCCGAGGGCTCCATGACGGTGTCGGTTCCGTCCACCCCCGCGAACTACTTCCACCTGCTGCGCAGGCACGCGCTGGACGGGGTGAACCGGCCGCTGGTGGTCTTCACCCCGAAGCGGCTGCTGCGCGACAAGCTGGTGAAGTCCGAGGTCGCCGACTTCACCGACCAGTCGAAGTTCCTCTCCGTCATCGACGACGACGGGGTGGACCCGGCCAAGGTTCGCAAGGTGCTGCTGACCTCCGGCAAGCTGTACTGGGAGCTGCTGACCGAGCGCGGCAAGCGGGAGATCGACGACGTGGCACTGGTGCGGGTCGAGCAGTACTACCCGCTGCCGAAGAAGAAGCTGCAGGCCGCGATCGAGCGGTACGCGAATGCCCGCGAGGTCATGTGGACCCAGGAAGAGCCGGAGAATCAGGGCGCATGGCCCTTCTTCGGCCTCAACCTGCCCCGCAAGCTGCCCGAGTCCTTCTCCGCTCTCCAGGTAGCGGCCAGGCGCCCGATGGCGGCGCCGTCCGCTGGTTCCTCGAAGGTGCACGACGTGGAGCAGAAGGCCCTCATCGACAAGGCCTTCAGCTAG
- a CDS encoding DUF5134 domain-containing protein → MATRHTAQPARRTPARPRGGVLLVGLLVTVVFLGWGLWWLARAIDAAREYVPSTVDGVLGTRALTSAAHAVMSLGMAVMAFAMAV, encoded by the coding sequence GTGGCCACGCGGCACACGGCGCAACCGGCTCGCCGGACCCCGGCCCGCCCGCGGGGGGGGGTCCTGCTCGTCGGGCTGCTGGTGACCGTGGTGTTCCTCGGCTGGGGCCTGTGGTGGCTGGCCAGGGCGATCGACGCCGCGCGCGAGTACGTGCCTTCCACGGTCGATGGCGTGCTCGGCACGCGGGCGCTGACCTCGGCCGCGCATGCCGTGATGAGCCTCGGCATGGCGGTGATGGCGTTCGCCATGGCGGTGTGA
- a CDS encoding ABC transporter ATP-binding protein encodes MTEASTAPPRAREQPPPRSQPLAGEARPVGWIRRLAAACWRHPVLVVLALGAAMLGTGLQAAAPLLVKTAVDDAVAGRTGNLGWLALALVGLQLLTFGGAFARRYLGGRLALDVQHDLRRAVFAAVSRLDGGKQDSLRTGQVASRAITDLQLVTGILMQVPLSAGSVIFVLLALAAMLVLSPALTLIALVVAPAVALVVAVSRRRLFPATWSAQQRAADVAQHVEETVTGVRVVKGFGQERRETGRLAGTARTLFGERMRSARLSAVPTATTSALPGAGQVAVLGFGGLLVMQGQISLGTFLAFATYVTALVGPARMLASLVVQAQLTRAGAERVYELIDAQPEVRDRPGALRVPDGPLEIEFSGVRFGYTRSDPVLDGLSLHARPGETLALVGTAGSGKSTVSLLLPRFYDPHSGSVRLGPPGASTDLRGLRLAELRAAIGVVFEEAFLFSSSVRDNIAYGRPDASEEEIVAAAKAAEAHEFITELPDGYGTQVGERGLTLSGGQRQRLGLARALITDPRVLILDDATSAVDTVTEAAIHDTLRAVTRTRTTLLIAHRRSTLALADRIAVLDAGRVVDVGTAAELEARCPLFRDLVSGPGDSLDEVRRRAPAVPDESGVTPALWPDQGDADEPAGIAGTRTPRASGEVPPTPELVEGVRKLPPVRDTPELGSVDPAAPDPDFRLGRLLRPVRGLLALVVLLVGLDALATIALPALYQRGVDHGVNAGAASVVLLMAGVGALVIAIDWVVIAARTKSTARAGESVLYLLRVRSYAQLQRLGLDYYERELSGKIMTRMTTDVDALSTFLQTGLADAVVSVLTLTGITAALLITDTTLALYALAVLPVLVVATVIFRRLASAAYTEARERVSVVNADMQENVTGLRVAQAYRREERSAQAFASRSDAYRRSRLRAQRYVATYFPFVAMLSGVAEAVVLVVGAHRVAAGTLTPGVLLAFLLYLGMFFSPIQQLSSVFDGYQQAKVGLRRIGDLLRTPTSVPQATDPIEVPARLRGEVTLDGVDFHYPGTETPALAGVSMDVPAGSTVALVGATGAGKSTVVKLVARFYDVTGGVVRVDGVDVRDYDLAGLRGRLGVVGQEPHLFTGTVADNIRYGRPSATDPEVEAAVRAVGALDGIAALPSGFHQEVGERGRALSTGQRQLVALARAELVDPDILLLDEATAALDPATETAVLRATDQLTTRRTTFVVAHRLATAARADRIVVLDHGRIIEQGTHGELLAAGGHYARLWRLGDAAAAS; translated from the coding sequence GTGACCGAGGCCAGTACCGCCCCACCGCGCGCCCGCGAGCAGCCACCACCCCGGTCGCAGCCCCTTGCCGGCGAAGCCCGGCCAGTCGGCTGGATTCGCCGGCTGGCCGCGGCCTGCTGGCGGCATCCGGTGCTGGTCGTGCTGGCACTGGGTGCCGCCATGCTGGGCACCGGCCTACAGGCGGCGGCCCCGCTGCTGGTCAAGACGGCGGTGGACGACGCCGTCGCCGGGCGGACCGGGAACCTCGGCTGGCTGGCGCTGGCGCTGGTCGGGCTGCAGTTGCTGACCTTCGGTGGCGCCTTCGCCCGCCGCTACCTCGGCGGCAGGCTCGCCCTGGACGTGCAGCACGACCTGCGCCGCGCGGTGTTCGCCGCGGTGTCCCGGCTGGACGGCGGGAAGCAGGACTCGCTGCGCACCGGCCAGGTCGCCTCCCGGGCGATCACCGACCTGCAGTTGGTGACCGGCATCCTCATGCAGGTGCCGCTTTCCGCGGGCTCGGTGATATTCGTGCTGCTCGCGCTGGCCGCCATGCTGGTGCTCTCCCCCGCACTCACCCTGATCGCGCTGGTCGTCGCGCCCGCGGTGGCCCTCGTGGTGGCCGTGAGCAGGCGCAGGCTGTTTCCGGCCACCTGGTCGGCCCAGCAACGCGCGGCGGACGTGGCGCAGCACGTGGAGGAGACCGTCACCGGGGTCCGGGTGGTCAAGGGCTTCGGCCAGGAACGGCGGGAGACCGGGCGCCTGGCCGGGACGGCGCGGACCCTGTTCGGGGAGCGGATGCGCTCGGCGCGGCTGTCCGCGGTGCCCACGGCGACCACCTCCGCGCTGCCGGGCGCGGGTCAGGTCGCCGTGCTGGGCTTCGGCGGGCTGCTGGTGATGCAGGGGCAGATCAGCCTCGGCACCTTCCTGGCGTTCGCGACCTACGTCACCGCGCTGGTCGGCCCGGCGCGCATGCTGGCCAGCCTGGTCGTGCAGGCCCAGCTCACCCGGGCCGGGGCGGAGCGGGTGTACGAGCTGATCGACGCGCAGCCCGAGGTGCGCGACCGGCCCGGCGCGCTGCGGGTCCCGGACGGCCCGCTGGAGATCGAGTTCTCCGGCGTCCGGTTCGGCTACACCCGGTCCGACCCGGTGCTGGACGGGCTGTCCCTGCATGCCCGCCCCGGCGAGACCCTGGCGCTGGTCGGCACGGCGGGATCCGGCAAATCCACGGTCTCCCTGCTGCTGCCCCGGTTCTACGACCCGCACTCCGGTTCGGTCCGGCTCGGCCCGCCCGGCGCGAGCACGGACCTGCGTGGGCTGCGGCTGGCCGAGCTGCGTGCCGCGATCGGGGTGGTGTTCGAGGAGGCGTTCCTGTTCTCCTCCTCGGTCCGGGACAACATCGCCTACGGAAGGCCGGACGCGAGCGAGGAGGAGATCGTCGCCGCGGCGAAGGCCGCCGAGGCGCACGAGTTCATCACCGAGCTCCCGGACGGCTACGGCACGCAGGTCGGCGAGCGCGGCCTGACCCTGTCCGGCGGGCAGCGCCAGCGGCTCGGGCTGGCCAGGGCGCTGATCACCGATCCGCGCGTGCTGATCCTGGACGACGCGACCTCGGCCGTGGACACGGTGACCGAGGCGGCCATCCACGACACCCTGCGCGCGGTGACCCGGACCAGGACGACCCTGCTGATCGCGCATCGCCGCTCCACCCTGGCGCTGGCCGACCGGATCGCCGTGCTGGACGCGGGCAGGGTGGTGGACGTCGGCACGGCCGCCGAACTGGAGGCACGTTGCCCGCTGTTCCGGGACCTGGTGTCCGGCCCGGGGGACAGCCTGGACGAGGTGCGGCGGCGCGCGCCCGCGGTGCCGGACGAATCGGGTGTCACCCCCGCCCTGTGGCCCGACCAGGGGGACGCGGACGAGCCTGCCGGGATCGCCGGAACCCGGACCCCGCGAGCCTCCGGCGAGGTGCCGCCGACGCCGGAACTGGTCGAGGGGGTACGCAAGCTGCCCCCGGTGCGGGACACCCCGGAACTGGGTTCGGTCGACCCGGCCGCGCCGGATCCGGACTTCCGGCTGGGCCGGCTGCTGCGCCCGGTGCGCGGCCTGCTCGCGCTGGTGGTGCTGCTGGTCGGGTTGGACGCGCTGGCCACCATCGCGCTGCCCGCCCTGTACCAGCGCGGGGTGGACCACGGGGTGAACGCGGGCGCGGCCTCGGTGGTGCTGCTGATGGCCGGGGTCGGTGCGCTGGTGATCGCGATCGACTGGGTGGTCATCGCCGCCCGCACCAAGTCCACCGCCAGGGCCGGGGAGTCGGTGCTGTACCTGCTGCGGGTGCGCAGCTACGCGCAGCTGCAACGGCTCGGGCTCGACTACTACGAGCGCGAGCTCTCCGGCAAGATCATGACCCGGATGACCACGGATGTGGACGCGCTGTCCACGTTCCTGCAGACCGGGCTGGCCGACGCGGTGGTCAGCGTGCTGACCCTGACCGGGATCACGGCCGCCCTGCTGATCACCGACACGACCCTGGCGCTGTACGCGCTGGCCGTGCTGCCGGTGCTGGTGGTGGCGACGGTGATCTTCCGCCGGCTGGCCTCGGCCGCCTACACCGAGGCGCGCGAGCGGGTCAGCGTGGTCAACGCGGACATGCAGGAGAACGTCACCGGGCTACGGGTGGCGCAGGCCTACCGCAGGGAGGAGCGTTCGGCTCAGGCGTTCGCCTCGCGCAGCGACGCCTACCGGCGCTCCCGGCTGCGGGCACAGCGCTACGTCGCGACGTACTTCCCGTTCGTGGCGATGCTGTCCGGGGTCGCCGAGGCGGTGGTGCTGGTCGTGGGCGCGCACCGGGTGGCGGCCGGGACGCTGACCCCGGGTGTGTTGCTGGCTTTCCTGCTGTATCTGGGCATGTTCTTCTCCCCCATCCAGCAGCTCTCCTCGGTGTTCGACGGCTACCAGCAGGCGAAGGTCGGGCTGCGCCGGATCGGGGACCTGCTGCGCACCCCGACCTCGGTGCCGCAGGCGACCGATCCGATCGAGGTGCCCGCCCGGCTGCGCGGCGAGGTGACCCTGGACGGGGTGGACTTCCACTACCCCGGCACCGAGACCCCCGCGCTGGCCGGGGTGTCGATGGACGTGCCCGCCGGTTCGACCGTGGCGCTGGTCGGCGCCACCGGCGCGGGCAAGTCCACTGTGGTCAAGCTGGTCGCGAGGTTCTACGACGTGACCGGCGGCGTGGTGCGGGTGGACGGGGTGGACGTGCGGGACTACGACCTGGCCGGGCTGCGCGGCAGGCTGGGCGTCGTCGGGCAGGAACCGCACCTGTTCACCGGCACGGTGGCCGACAACATCCGGTACGGGCGCCCCTCGGCGACCGACCCCGAGGTGGAGGCCGCGGTACGGGCGGTCGGCGCGCTGGACGGCATCGCGGCCCTGCCGTCGGGCTTCCATCAGGAGGTCGGCGAGCGTGGCAGGGCGCTGTCCACCGGGCAGCGCCAGCTGGTCGCCCTGGCACGGGCCGAGCTGGTGGACCCGGACATCCTGCTGCTGGACGAGGCGACCGCGGCGCTGGACCCCGCCACCGAAACGGCGGTGCTGCGGGCCACCGATCAGCTCACCACGCGGCGCACCACCTTCGTCGTCGCCCACCGGCTCGCCACGGCCGCGCGCGCCGACCGGATCGTGGTGCTCGACCACGGCCGGATCATCGAGCAGGGAACACACGGGGAGCTGCTGGCGGCAGGCGGCCACTACGCCCGGCTGTGGCGGCTCGGTGACGCCGCGGCGGCGAGCTGA
- a CDS encoding phosphotransferase family protein, with the protein MTDDVLLAAAQAARLDVNGAELIRDGSNVMYRLRGDIVARIGKPGTQRTADLEVRVSRWLARSGITTVRALDGVQQPVDIEDRPVTWWRLLPKHRAATTAELGAVLRELHTLPVPDDLDLPVFDPFAGLGRRIEHAPGLDGGERSWLAGHLAWLRERYGRLPSAGPPRVIHGDAWQGNVAVPEFGRPVLLDLEHVSLGGADWDLIQIAVDHTDFARLGAADYRSFVAAYGGHDVTVVPGYRTMADIQELRWVCFVLSKAHTSDRAATETRHRIACLRGEVPRPWSWTAF; encoded by the coding sequence ATGACCGATGATGTGCTCCTCGCGGCGGCACAAGCCGCAAGATTGGATGTCAACGGCGCCGAACTGATCCGCGATGGTTCGAACGTGATGTATCGGCTTCGCGGTGACATCGTTGCGCGAATCGGCAAACCAGGTACTCAGCGGACAGCGGACCTCGAAGTACGGGTGTCCCGATGGCTGGCGCGTTCGGGCATCACCACGGTGCGCGCCTTGGACGGCGTTCAGCAGCCGGTCGACATCGAGGACCGACCGGTGACCTGGTGGCGGCTGCTGCCCAAGCATCGCGCGGCGACTACGGCGGAGCTGGGAGCAGTGCTCCGCGAACTGCACACCCTGCCCGTGCCGGATGACCTCGACCTGCCGGTCTTTGACCCGTTCGCGGGGCTCGGTCGGCGTATCGAGCATGCGCCCGGGCTGGACGGTGGCGAGCGTTCCTGGTTGGCTGGGCACCTCGCGTGGTTGCGCGAGCGGTACGGACGGTTGCCGTCGGCGGGGCCACCGCGAGTGATCCACGGCGACGCATGGCAAGGCAACGTCGCGGTACCCGAGTTCGGCCGACCCGTCCTGCTCGATCTGGAGCATGTCTCACTCGGCGGTGCAGACTGGGACCTGATCCAGATCGCGGTCGACCACACCGACTTCGCCAGGCTCGGCGCGGCGGACTATCGGTCGTTCGTGGCCGCCTATGGCGGGCACGATGTCACCGTGGTTCCTGGCTACCGCACGATGGCCGATATCCAGGAACTCCGCTGGGTGTGTTTCGTCCTGAGCAAGGCGCACACCAGCGATCGTGCGGCGACGGAAACCCGCCACCGGATCGCCTGCCTGCGCGGCGAGGTACCGCGCCCGTGGTCCTGGACGGCGTTCTAG